From a single Pseudalkalibacillus hwajinpoensis genomic region:
- a CDS encoding sensor histidine kinase: MSRFLRIFQNNNLFIKIFLVMLFSIITVSILITFSTIRMSNNLFMETFSITNTKVLNQIKQQFESYSYSVVFTSMNVENNGTIKQMLTQDNLTSIEASRSIYTIEEQMEKLYSDNPNEANMMVLGKNKRLFNMKYMNWPVSADTLMNHRITRNAQANPNEILYQFVPSGDITNGRPMIVATKALTERSTKYIYGYLYIPIREKDLREFYEDYTSEGNSVLVLNGSGEIISSNETALIGQGAEDLLELAKETEDNSLVYQDVHVFDKDYMLLTAALPALDMYLVNLIDKELVIDNLVDTKELILISIGIVLLAVGIVFIIYRRMTTSISKLVQQISNMAKYDFSKPVEENGGYEAKKIASAFNYMLNELQEHVEVLMRTQQKQRKAELEALQHQINPHFLYNTLTSVKFLVKEGKKEAAFDTIDALIPLLQNALGNVDETITVEQEITNIQNYVLINQMRYGDRIKVNSLISPNCLHYHLPKLVIQPFIENAFFHAFTEKKQGYIQILIAQRDNQLICEVIDTGDGMEVDMIQSNKGKRHLFSGIGVRNVHERIQLLFGKRFGVKISSELKKGTKVKIILPLLDKNTKNSYISKNNTKKRFLDGGKV; the protein is encoded by the coding sequence ATGAGCAGATTTTTACGAATTTTTCAAAATAACAACTTATTTATTAAAATATTTCTTGTGATGTTATTCAGTATTATTACTGTTTCTATCTTGATCACTTTTAGTACGATTCGTATGTCTAACAATCTATTTATGGAAACATTCAGTATTACCAATACCAAAGTGCTTAATCAGATTAAGCAACAATTCGAGTCCTACAGCTACTCCGTTGTTTTCACATCAATGAATGTGGAAAACAACGGGACGATTAAGCAAATGTTAACACAAGACAATCTAACCTCTATCGAAGCGTCGCGTTCCATTTATACAATAGAAGAGCAAATGGAGAAACTATATTCAGACAATCCGAATGAGGCAAACATGATGGTATTGGGCAAAAACAAGAGGTTATTCAATATGAAATATATGAATTGGCCAGTTTCAGCTGATACCTTAATGAACCACAGGATTACGCGAAACGCACAAGCGAATCCGAATGAAATCCTCTATCAATTTGTTCCAAGCGGCGACATTACCAATGGCAGGCCAATGATTGTGGCGACTAAGGCGCTTACGGAAAGGTCCACCAAATACATATATGGTTATCTGTATATTCCTATTCGTGAAAAGGACCTGAGGGAATTTTATGAAGACTACACTAGTGAAGGGAATAGTGTCCTTGTGCTCAATGGTAGTGGTGAAATTATCTCCAGTAATGAAACTGCCTTAATTGGACAGGGTGCAGAGGACTTGCTTGAGCTTGCGAAAGAAACAGAAGATAACAGCCTGGTGTATCAAGATGTCCATGTATTTGATAAAGATTATATGTTGTTAACGGCGGCTTTGCCGGCGCTAGATATGTATCTTGTTAATCTAATAGACAAAGAGCTGGTCATTGATAATTTGGTAGATACAAAAGAGCTCATTCTCATCAGCATCGGTATTGTACTGCTTGCAGTTGGTATTGTATTTATTATATATAGAAGAATGACCACTTCGATAAGCAAGTTGGTCCAACAAATTTCCAATATGGCAAAGTATGATTTTAGTAAACCAGTTGAAGAGAATGGTGGGTACGAAGCGAAGAAAATTGCAAGTGCTTTTAACTATATGCTGAATGAATTACAGGAGCATGTAGAAGTTTTGATGAGGACACAACAGAAGCAGCGAAAGGCCGAACTGGAGGCGCTCCAACACCAAATCAATCCTCACTTTCTCTATAACACGTTAACATCAGTTAAATTTTTGGTGAAAGAAGGGAAGAAAGAAGCAGCCTTTGACACGATAGATGCGTTAATTCCCTTATTGCAAAATGCACTTGGAAATGTTGATGAAACCATTACAGTAGAACAAGAGATTACAAATATACAAAATTATGTGCTAATCAACCAAATGAGATATGGGGACCGGATTAAAGTGAATTCGCTCATTTCACCTAATTGTTTACACTACCATTTGCCGAAGCTAGTGATCCAGCCATTCATTGAGAATGCCTTTTTCCACGCATTTACCGAAAAGAAACAGGGATATATTCAGATACTGATTGCTCAGCGAGACAATCAACTGATTTGTGAAGTAATCGATACGGGAGATGGCATGGAAGTTGACATGATTCAAAGTAATAAAGGAAAGAGACATCTGTTTAGCGGAATAGGAGTCCGCAACGTCCATGAACGTATACAATTATTGTTCGGCAAAAGATTCGGTGTGAAAATATCAAGTGAATTGAAAAAAGGAACAAAAGTTAAAATTATCTTACCCTTGTTAGATAAAAACACTAAAAATAGTTACATATCTAAAAATAATACAAAAAAGCGTTTTCTTGATGGCGGAAAAGTCTAA
- a CDS encoding response regulator transcription factor has protein sequence MSGLYRVLVVDDEMLIRQGIINYIDWEQEGFQIVGEASNGNEALSLIESLQPHIILTDVVMPGMDGIELVRVVKEKYPAIEIMVLSSFENFDYVRSTFQSGVADYILKPKLNAEGLIKTLRRIVPNRPVFYEKEERPTSLEELVKKRVLGDSLTSEEKALLEGFTHSEFCLIAVCGLENEENVLTFKELNNQVMKQVDQIETLFIPLDESDTMVVLLNFTLVQLPTIKQSMTNLAKKYKGLGASKSWLMSVPFSSIHELNTVYEDSLLKMKDYLFYLPDEPVLIHGSLPKVEKNSTPFDLSQFIDLFKQKNFAVAIHSLEANVDVLTSHYTIDIFEFKSWLENIMFNMIVLLGNMKYGVDELEAKKYEYFADINEAQYAKEAIARFHDFLEVVKRIVLIEDSTGCPPNMQRLLQYIEDHYAEPLSLSTLADYFHFNPSYLSSYFSTHHKLGFSDYVNQVRIAKAKHILASSSASVSQVSERVGYSEPSYFCKVFKRIEGLSPGRYRKNAPAMN, from the coding sequence ATGAGTGGTCTGTACAGGGTTTTAGTTGTAGATGATGAAATGCTGATAAGGCAAGGAATTATAAATTATATCGATTGGGAACAAGAAGGGTTTCAGATTGTTGGGGAGGCTTCGAATGGGAATGAGGCCCTGTCCTTAATTGAATCCTTACAACCCCATATCATCCTTACCGATGTTGTGATGCCTGGTATGGATGGTATCGAATTAGTAAGAGTGGTGAAAGAGAAGTATCCAGCTATTGAAATCATGGTATTAAGCAGTTTTGAGAATTTTGATTACGTGCGTTCTACGTTTCAAAGTGGTGTAGCCGATTACATTCTAAAACCAAAATTGAATGCTGAAGGGTTAATTAAAACATTGCGGAGAATAGTACCAAATCGCCCCGTCTTTTATGAAAAAGAAGAAAGGCCGACTTCCTTGGAAGAACTAGTAAAAAAGAGGGTGTTAGGGGATTCCTTAACGAGCGAAGAGAAGGCATTACTAGAAGGATTTACTCATAGCGAATTTTGCCTGATCGCTGTTTGTGGTCTTGAGAATGAAGAGAATGTGTTAACCTTCAAAGAATTGAACAATCAGGTAATGAAACAGGTCGATCAAATCGAAACTCTATTCATACCATTAGATGAAAGCGATACCATGGTTGTGCTGCTGAACTTTACTTTGGTTCAGCTGCCAACTATTAAACAAAGCATGACCAATCTAGCTAAAAAATATAAAGGTTTAGGAGCTAGTAAAAGCTGGCTAATGAGTGTACCATTTTCTTCGATTCATGAGCTGAATACTGTCTATGAGGATAGCCTTTTAAAGATGAAAGATTACCTGTTCTATCTGCCAGACGAGCCGGTATTAATCCATGGATCCTTGCCTAAGGTAGAAAAAAACAGTACGCCTTTTGATTTAAGTCAGTTTATTGATTTATTTAAGCAGAAAAACTTTGCCGTTGCGATTCATTCTTTAGAGGCGAATGTAGACGTTCTAACCAGTCATTATACAATCGATATATTTGAATTTAAGTCCTGGCTCGAAAATATCATGTTTAATATGATCGTTCTATTAGGAAATATGAAGTACGGTGTGGATGAGTTGGAGGCAAAAAAATACGAGTATTTTGCTGATATTAATGAAGCGCAGTATGCGAAAGAGGCGATTGCTCGCTTTCATGATTTCTTGGAAGTCGTGAAACGAATTGTTCTCATAGAAGACAGTACAGGTTGTCCCCCTAACATGCAGCGGTTGTTGCAATATATTGAAGATCATTATGCAGAGCCTCTTTCATTATCCACCTTAGCTGACTATTTTCATTTTAATCCCTCCTATTTATCCAGTTATTTTAGCACTCATCATAAACTTGGGTTTAGTGATTATGTCAATCAGGTGAGAATAGCAAAGGCAAAGCATATTCTGGCATCCAGCTCAGCTTCCGTTAGCCAGGTAAGTGAAAGGGTAGGTTACTCAGAACCCAGTTACTTTTGCAAAGTGTTTAAACGAATAGAAGGATTATCTCCTGGCAGGTATCGAAAGAATGCTCCAGCAATGAATTGA
- a CDS encoding malate:quinone oxidoreductase: MSNRAKETDVILIGAGVMSATLGSLLKELAPEWEIKVFEKLANAGEESSNEWNNAGTGHAALCELNYTSEKPDGSIDISKAIKINEQFQLSRQFWSYLVNTKLISNPSDFIMPLPHMSLVQGETNVTFLKKRFEALSNNPLFKGVEISDNPEKLKEWIPLIMEGRTSNEPIAATKIDSGTDVNFGALTSKMFDHLKSRNVEINYKHSVKDIKRTSDGLWEVKVHDIDSGNIEYHTAKFVFIGGGGGSLPLLQKTGIPESKQIGGFPVSGLFMVCNNPEVVEQHNAKVYGKAKVGAPPMSVPHLDTRYMDNKKSLLYGPFAGFSPKFLKEGSNLDLIRSIKPNNVITMLASGVKEMSLTKYLIQQVMLSNEKRMEELREFIPNAKLEDWDIVVAGQRVQVIKDTEAGGKGTLQFGTELVSAEDGSIAALLGASPGASTAVHVMLELLDKCFPQHMIEWEPKIKEMIPSYGLSLAKNPELLQEVHTSTAETLGLSEEKPVYS; encoded by the coding sequence ATGAGCAACAGAGCGAAAGAAACAGACGTTATCTTAATTGGTGCGGGAGTTATGAGCGCTACTTTGGGATCATTATTGAAAGAGTTAGCACCGGAATGGGAAATCAAAGTGTTTGAGAAGCTCGCAAATGCAGGAGAAGAAAGCTCTAACGAATGGAATAATGCGGGTACGGGGCACGCTGCACTGTGCGAGCTTAACTATACTTCAGAAAAACCTGATGGATCTATAGATATTAGCAAAGCGATAAAAATCAATGAACAGTTTCAGCTTTCAAGACAGTTCTGGTCTTATCTTGTAAACACCAAGCTGATTAGTAATCCATCGGACTTTATCATGCCATTACCTCATATGAGTTTAGTACAGGGGGAAACGAATGTAACTTTTTTGAAAAAACGTTTTGAAGCGCTGTCAAACAATCCCCTGTTTAAAGGAGTGGAAATTTCTGATAACCCTGAAAAGCTTAAGGAATGGATTCCGCTTATCATGGAAGGCCGTACATCGAATGAACCGATAGCGGCAACAAAGATTGACTCTGGAACGGATGTTAACTTTGGCGCTTTAACAAGCAAGATGTTTGACCACTTAAAGAGTAGAAACGTCGAGATCAACTACAAGCATAGTGTTAAGGATATTAAACGTACTAGCGACGGCTTGTGGGAAGTGAAGGTACACGATATCGATAGCGGCAACATCGAATACCATACTGCAAAATTCGTCTTTATCGGCGGTGGGGGCGGAAGTCTTCCTTTACTACAAAAAACCGGTATTCCTGAATCAAAACAAATAGGAGGATTCCCGGTAAGCGGACTATTTATGGTATGTAATAATCCAGAAGTTGTGGAGCAGCATAATGCAAAAGTATACGGTAAAGCTAAGGTGGGTGCGCCTCCAATGTCTGTTCCACATCTTGATACAAGGTATATGGATAACAAAAAATCATTATTGTATGGCCCATTTGCCGGTTTCTCACCAAAGTTCTTAAAAGAAGGTTCAAATCTTGATTTGATACGTTCCATAAAACCAAATAATGTCATCACTATGCTTGCGTCGGGTGTAAAAGAGATGTCGTTGACAAAATACCTGATCCAGCAAGTGATGTTATCGAATGAAAAGCGCATGGAAGAATTACGAGAGTTTATCCCAAATGCCAAACTCGAGGATTGGGATATAGTGGTAGCGGGCCAACGTGTACAAGTTATCAAAGATACTGAGGCCGGTGGTAAAGGAACACTTCAATTTGGTACGGAATTGGTAAGTGCTGAAGATGGCTCGATCGCTGCATTGCTGGGTGCTTCTCCGGGAGCTTCTACGGCTGTTCACGTTATGCTAGAGTTATTAGATAAATGCTTCCCGCAACATATGATAGAGTGGGAACCGAAAATCAAAGAAATGATTCCTTCTTATGGCTTGTCACTAGCGAAAAACCCTGAGCTTCTTCAAGAAGTTCATACTTCAACAGCAGAGACGCTAGGTCTAAGTGAAGAAAAGCCGGTCTATAGTTAA
- a CDS encoding AAA family ATPase → MTKSIYLVSGPCGVGKSTITKTLAHEMEGVVLIEGDVIHSMFIGQEQPPWDEQLEIDWKNILSLTKNFVENNLNVIIDYVVETELEWFCKQLSGLNVHIHYVVLRADEGILIERLNKRGDHNLVDRSLQLLEELESRMPNKKYLYDTTNKQPSDIVVDLRGRFKQFRL, encoded by the coding sequence ATGACTAAATCAATTTACCTCGTATCTGGGCCTTGTGGAGTTGGTAAGTCTACTATTACCAAAACACTCGCACACGAGATGGAAGGGGTTGTTCTAATAGAAGGTGATGTCATTCATTCCATGTTTATTGGGCAAGAGCAACCACCGTGGGACGAACAATTAGAAATCGATTGGAAAAACATATTGTCATTAACCAAGAATTTTGTTGAAAACAATCTTAATGTCATAATAGATTATGTAGTGGAAACTGAATTAGAGTGGTTTTGTAAGCAACTATCTGGACTAAATGTTCATATCCATTATGTAGTGTTACGAGCAGATGAAGGGATACTTATTGAGCGACTAAATAAAAGAGGCGATCATAATTTAGTGGACCGCTCTTTACAATTATTGGAGGAGCTGGAGAGTAGAATGCCTAATAAGAAATATCTCTATGATACAACGAATAAGCAACCATCAGATATTGTCGTTGATTTGAGAGGTCGTTTTAAACAGTTTAGACTTTAA
- a CDS encoding 2'-5' RNA ligase family protein: protein MKVEYFIGIVPPKEYLERIEHFQRRWFDYLGVEPHITLKAQGGLTPDKKWINKVQKVCQNFKPFQVSLDKPMYFGDNILYLSIKSNDLHDLHKKLVREISPSEDLIKQYFEHDAFVPHLTLGKEQYGGNISTGLSKIELKDMEELADKELTPYPDFEVNFIRIYELNKEKKRYERYLDICLSN, encoded by the coding sequence ATCAAAGTAGAGTATTTTATTGGAATTGTCCCGCCTAAAGAATATTTAGAACGAATAGAGCATTTTCAAAGAAGATGGTTTGACTATTTAGGTGTAGAACCCCATATCACTTTGAAAGCACAAGGGGGATTAACTCCAGATAAAAAGTGGATAAACAAAGTACAAAAAGTATGTCAGAATTTCAAACCTTTCCAAGTATCATTAGATAAACCAATGTATTTTGGAGATAACATTTTATATTTGAGCATTAAATCAAATGATTTACACGATTTACATAAAAAATTAGTTCGAGAAATTTCACCATCAGAGGATTTAATAAAGCAGTATTTTGAACATGATGCCTTTGTACCTCACTTAACATTGGGGAAAGAACAGTACGGTGGAAACATTTCTACTGGACTGTCAAAAATAGAACTTAAAGATATGGAAGAATTAGCAGATAAAGAATTGACACCTTATCCCGATTTTGAAGTGAATTTTATTAGAATTTATGAACTAAATAAGGAAAAGAAACGATATGAAAGATATTTAGATATTTGTTTAAGCAATTGA
- a CDS encoding carbonic anhydrase: MQVLKKSSLAGVLSVGLLAGCSLETTKEIDENQAVEDVKWSYEGETGPSNWDTLHPEFATCGKGEKQSPINIDESNVELNEELEAIGINYQSTDFSFENNGHTVQLNDQSRDNSIELQGEEYTLQQLHFHIPSENTMNGDHFAMEAHLVHENEAGDLAVLGLLIEEGDENPILAEVFSNIPAQNNDEELSSNIKLDSLLPEEKSTFRYSGSLTTPPCSEGVSWIILEEAIELSEEQIEAFSERFPHGNARGTQPLNSREVYVP; the protein is encoded by the coding sequence ATGCAGGTGTTGAAAAAGAGCAGTCTTGCAGGCGTTTTATCAGTTGGATTGCTGGCGGGCTGTTCTCTAGAAACGACAAAGGAAATTGATGAGAATCAGGCAGTTGAAGATGTGAAATGGTCATATGAAGGAGAAACAGGTCCATCCAATTGGGATACGCTGCATCCTGAATTTGCAACATGTGGAAAGGGAGAGAAGCAGTCACCTATAAACATTGACGAATCAAATGTCGAGCTTAACGAGGAGCTAGAAGCTATCGGAATTAATTATCAATCCACTGATTTTTCTTTTGAGAACAACGGGCATACTGTCCAGCTTAACGATCAATCGAGAGACAACAGCATCGAATTGCAAGGGGAGGAATACACCCTGCAACAGCTACATTTTCATATTCCAAGTGAAAATACCATGAACGGTGACCATTTTGCGATGGAGGCACACCTTGTCCATGAAAATGAAGCTGGTGATCTAGCGGTGCTCGGCTTGCTGATAGAAGAAGGCGATGAAAATCCAATTTTAGCGGAGGTCTTCTCAAATATTCCTGCTCAAAATAACGATGAAGAGCTCTCGAGTAACATTAAACTCGATTCATTATTACCAGAAGAGAAGTCAACATTTCGATACAGCGGCTCGTTAACAACACCGCCATGTTCAGAAGGAGTCAGCTGGATTATTCTAGAAGAAGCAATCGAGTTGTCAGAGGAGCAGATTGAAGCATTCTCAGAACGCTTTCCTCATGGCAATGCCCGAGGAACACAACCATTAAATAGCAGAGAGGTATATGTTCCATAG
- the tyrS gene encoding tyrosine--tRNA ligase, whose translation MNVLFGRQIQEQFGQEKQVVLLLPLIEGLDGKEKMSKSKNNYIGIDEMPNDIFGKTMSIPDELLVKYFELTSNLTIDEVSQVKSQLENGTLHPKDAKTRLAYSLVEMLYDKEQAEQSKRHFSIVFENKQMPDELPEVFWDRELNIGILDLVKDLDLLPSKSEVRKMVKNGGIRINQEKITNPLETILITEGTVVQVGKRKFVKLKLKS comes from the coding sequence ATCAATGTACTATTTGGTCGTCAAATACAGGAACAATTTGGACAAGAAAAACAAGTCGTTCTGCTTCTTCCTCTAATAGAGGGACTTGATGGAAAAGAAAAGATGTCAAAGTCTAAGAACAACTATATAGGAATTGATGAAATGCCGAACGATATTTTTGGTAAAACGATGTCTATTCCAGATGAGCTTCTCGTTAAATATTTTGAGTTGACTTCCAACCTCACTATTGATGAAGTTTCCCAAGTTAAAAGTCAACTTGAAAATGGAACTCTCCACCCAAAAGATGCAAAGACTCGATTAGCGTATTCTTTAGTAGAAATGCTATACGACAAAGAACAAGCTGAGCAAAGCAAAAGACATTTTTCTATTGTATTTGAGAACAAACAAATGCCTGATGAGCTACCAGAAGTGTTTTGGGATAGGGAATTAAACATCGGCATCTTGGATCTGGTGAAAGACCTTGATTTGTTACCCTCAAAAAGTGAAGTGAGAAAGATGGTGAAAAATGGAGGTATCCGAATAAACCAGGAAAAAATCACAAATCCATTGGAAACAATTCTTATAACTGAAGGTACGGTTGTGCAGGTAGGAAAAAGAAAATTTGTTAAGTTGAAATTAAAGAGTTAA
- the tyrS gene encoding tyrosine--tRNA ligase produces MNFLDQLSVEQLNELQDQYEVLSYGVDSIIPTEEFKEKIAKSIKEKQPLKVKLGLDPTAPDVHIGHTVVLNKLKQFQQFGHTIQLIIGDFTGEIGDPTGKATARKALTDEEVRYNAKTYYEQFGKIIDMDAVELYYNSQWLSKVDFTEVLQLASNVTVARMLERNDFHNRYQANKPIYLHEFFYPVMQGYDSHVLESDIELGGTDQESMYYLVVKYRNNLDKKNKSFCFFL; encoded by the coding sequence ATGAATTTTTTGGATCAATTAAGTGTAGAGCAATTAAATGAACTTCAAGATCAATATGAAGTCTTATCTTATGGAGTAGATTCCATCATCCCAACAGAGGAGTTTAAAGAAAAAATTGCTAAGTCTATAAAAGAAAAACAACCACTTAAGGTGAAATTGGGACTAGATCCAACAGCTCCAGACGTACATATTGGTCATACAGTTGTATTGAATAAGCTGAAACAATTTCAACAGTTCGGGCATACAATTCAACTGATTATTGGTGATTTTACAGGGGAAATTGGAGATCCAACTGGAAAGGCAACAGCAAGAAAAGCTCTGACAGATGAAGAAGTACGTTATAATGCAAAAACTTACTATGAACAATTTGGAAAGATAATAGATATGGACGCTGTTGAACTCTACTATAATTCTCAATGGTTATCCAAAGTAGATTTCACTGAAGTTCTTCAACTTGCAAGTAATGTTACTGTGGCTCGTATGCTAGAAAGGAATGACTTTCACAATCGATACCAAGCTAACAAACCTATCTACCTCCATGAGTTTTTCTACCCAGTAATGCAAGGGTATGATTCACATGTTTTAGAGTCAGATATTGAATTAGGCGGAACTGATCAGGAATCAATGTACTATTTGGTCGTCAAATACAGGAACAATTTGGACAAGAAAAACAAGTCGTTCTGCTTCTTCCTCTAA
- a CDS encoding aconitate hydratase, which produces MAMNVTQKLIKDHLLSGEMIPGKEIGIKIDQTLTQDATGTMVMLELEAMGLDYAKTEASAQYVDHNLIQVDSKNPDDHLFLQSAARRFGLHYSKPGNGVSHPVHMQRLARPGKTLLGSDSHTCANGCMGMLAMGAGGIDVAMAIAGEPFYVKMPKVWGIELIGEMPEWVSAKDIIFELLRRYDVKGGVGRVLEYYGPGLKNLSAMDRHVIANMGAELGATGTVFPSDKEIKRFLKEQDREGDWTELQADKGATYDLSDKINLSELEPLIAKPSSPGNVVSVREVAGEPIYQSYVGSSANPGFRDFAIASEIVKGKQIADGISFDINPTSRQMLTDLVNEGHIANLLQAGGRLHQAGCNGCIGMGQAPASGRNSLRTTPRNFPGRSGTREDSVFLCSPETAAASALTGTITDPRTLDMDYPKIKDPKKPTIDLNLLENPLPPEEARKVELYKGPNIASIPEMDELPDQLEVPILLKMGDNISTDEILAGGARVLPYRSNLPEISKFTFEIIDETYYERGIDSRDQGGHAIIGGSNYGQGSSREHAALAPRYLGLRVALVKDFARIHWQNLVNFGILPITFVNEGDYDNIVQGDVLVFADLRTKIQQGNEFSIRIKGKDQEINVRHTLSERQIEMVLKGGLINWVKDRSKNHG; this is translated from the coding sequence ATGGCAATGAATGTGACTCAAAAACTGATTAAAGACCATTTACTTTCTGGTGAAATGATTCCCGGTAAAGAGATTGGTATCAAAATTGATCAAACCTTAACACAGGATGCGACAGGAACGATGGTTATGTTGGAGTTAGAAGCAATGGGATTGGATTATGCCAAAACAGAAGCATCTGCGCAATATGTGGATCATAATCTTATTCAGGTAGATAGCAAAAATCCTGATGATCATTTATTTTTACAAAGTGCAGCAAGACGTTTTGGTCTGCACTATAGCAAACCTGGCAACGGTGTTAGTCACCCTGTTCACATGCAGCGATTGGCAAGGCCCGGTAAGACATTACTTGGTTCGGATAGCCACACGTGTGCGAATGGCTGCATGGGCATGTTAGCAATGGGAGCAGGAGGTATTGATGTAGCCATGGCCATTGCAGGTGAACCATTTTACGTTAAGATGCCTAAAGTATGGGGGATCGAATTGATCGGTGAAATGCCCGAATGGGTAAGCGCAAAGGACATCATTTTTGAATTGCTTCGCCGTTACGATGTAAAAGGCGGCGTCGGACGGGTACTCGAATATTATGGACCTGGACTAAAGAATTTAAGTGCCATGGATCGTCATGTCATTGCCAATATGGGAGCAGAGCTTGGAGCAACAGGGACTGTCTTCCCATCTGATAAAGAAATCAAGCGATTTTTAAAGGAGCAAGACCGTGAAGGTGACTGGACCGAGCTACAAGCAGATAAGGGAGCAACTTATGACTTGAGTGATAAAATCAATCTCTCAGAATTAGAGCCCCTTATTGCTAAACCTTCAAGTCCAGGGAATGTGGTGTCAGTAAGAGAAGTTGCAGGTGAACCCATCTATCAGTCCTATGTTGGATCTTCAGCTAATCCAGGATTTCGTGATTTTGCAATCGCTTCTGAAATTGTAAAAGGGAAGCAAATAGCGGATGGTATTTCATTTGATATTAATCCAACATCACGTCAAATGTTAACTGATCTGGTTAACGAAGGTCATATTGCCAACTTGCTTCAGGCTGGCGGAAGGCTACATCAAGCAGGCTGCAATGGGTGTATCGGAATGGGGCAGGCTCCAGCATCTGGCAGAAACAGTTTACGCACAACCCCGCGTAACTTTCCGGGTCGTTCTGGTACACGGGAAGACAGTGTCTTTTTGTGCAGTCCTGAAACCGCTGCTGCTTCAGCATTAACAGGAACCATTACAGATCCGCGCACGCTTGATATGGATTATCCCAAAATTAAAGATCCGAAGAAGCCAACCATTGATCTCAATTTATTAGAAAATCCGTTACCACCTGAAGAGGCACGAAAGGTTGAATTATATAAAGGACCTAATATCGCATCGATTCCTGAAATGGATGAACTTCCAGATCAATTAGAAGTTCCTATTTTATTGAAAATGGGAGATAACATTTCAACCGATGAAATCCTTGCTGGAGGCGCTCGCGTCCTTCCTTATCGAAGCAACTTACCAGAAATTAGTAAATTCACATTCGAAATTATTGATGAGACCTACTACGAAAGAGGAATCGACTCCAGGGATCAAGGCGGCCATGCCATTATTGGTGGCTCTAACTATGGCCAGGGGTCAAGCCGTGAACATGCTGCGCTTGCACCACGATATCTGGGTTTACGCGTTGCGTTAGTGAAAGACTTTGCTCGAATTCACTGGCAAAACCTTGTTAACTTTGGCATATTACCCATTACGTTCGTAAATGAAGGAGATTACGATAACATCGTACAGGGTGATGTACTTGTGTTTGCTGATTTAAGGACAAAGATTCAGCAAGGCAACGAGTTCAGTATTCGTATAAAAGGAAAAGACCAGGAAATTAATGTCCGCCATACGTTATCAGAGAGACAAATTGAAATGGTGCTAAAAGGCGGGCTGATTAACTGGGTAAAAGATCGAAGCAAAAATCACGGATAA